A single window of Culicoides brevitarsis isolate CSIRO-B50_1 chromosome 3, AGI_CSIRO_Cbre_v1, whole genome shotgun sequence DNA harbors:
- the LOC134834873 gene encoding cAMP-dependent protein kinase inhibitor beta-like isoform X1: MPQKLGSIKKHVVRRKKKITRSQVVKVLKATMDKQQQQQSSSAEMPANQKEIESEFYTTGRIGRRNALPDILAEHCTTSTADLPDNFSALTTQETPSQNNASSSQSGPSEPVTEVSSNKT; the protein is encoded by the exons atgccGCAAAAGCTAGGCTCCATCAAAAAGCATGTGGTCAGACGAAAAAAGAAGATCACACGTAGCCAAG tcgTTAAAGTATTAAAAGCCACTATGGATAAACAGCAACAGCAACAATCATCCTCGGCAGAGATGCCAGCAAATCAGAAGGAAATTGAAAGTGAATTTTACACAACAGGCAGAATTGGGAGGCGAAATGCGCTGCCGGATATTCTCGCAGAACATTGTACCACGAGTACAGCCGATCTCCCCGATAACTTTAGTGCACTTACGACGCAGG aaacccCATCACAAAATAACGCCAGTAGTTCACAATCTGGACCAAGTGAGCCTGTCACTGAAGTGTCATCAAACAAAACTTAG
- the LOC134834873 gene encoding cAMP-dependent protein kinase inhibitor beta-like isoform X2 — protein sequence MNVVKVLKATMDKQQQQQSSSAEMPANQKEIESEFYTTGRIGRRNALPDILAEHCTTSTADLPDNFSALTTQETPSQNNASSSQSGPSEPVTEVSSNKT from the exons ATGAATG tcgTTAAAGTATTAAAAGCCACTATGGATAAACAGCAACAGCAACAATCATCCTCGGCAGAGATGCCAGCAAATCAGAAGGAAATTGAAAGTGAATTTTACACAACAGGCAGAATTGGGAGGCGAAATGCGCTGCCGGATATTCTCGCAGAACATTGTACCACGAGTACAGCCGATCTCCCCGATAACTTTAGTGCACTTACGACGCAGG aaacccCATCACAAAATAACGCCAGTAGTTCACAATCTGGACCAAGTGAGCCTGTCACTGAAGTGTCATCAAACAAAACTTAG
- the LOC134836041 gene encoding isoleucine--tRNA ligase, cytoplasmic-like, which translates to MDEAHLKRVPENINFAEEEEKIQEYWKKENAFENCLKQSKGKPRYTFYDGPPFATGLPHYGHILAGTIKDIVTRYAHQQGYHVERRFGWDCHGLPVEYEIDKTLGIKGPEDVAKMGITAYNNECRKIVMRYAKEWEEIISRMGRWIDFKNDYKTLYPSYMESIWWVFKQLYVKGLVYQGVKVMPYSTACTTALSNFESGQNYKEVVDPAVVVNFPIVGDKEGAAILAWTTTPWTLPSNLACCVNPALTYVRVKEKSSGKVYIVMESRIEYVFKSADNVEVLKKFPGKELVGLKYEPLFNYFAKYKETAFRVLQDGYVTEDSGTGVVHQAPYFGEDDYRVCLAHGVIKRDQEIVCPVDPSGKFSAEVPDFAGQYVKDADKNIIANLKKRDRVYSAAQTKHSYPFCWRSDTPLIYKAVPSWFVRVEHMNKQLLNCSSQTYWVPEYVKEKRFGNWLKEARDWAISRNRYWGTPIPLWISPNGEEIVCIGSIEELEQYSGVRVTDLHRENIDHIEIPSAVPGNPPLRRITEVFDCWFESGSMPYAQQHYPFDNPNEFLNNFPADFIAEGIDQTRGWFYTLLVISTALFNKPSFKNLIVNGLVLASDGQKMSKRKKNYPDPMDVVHKYGADALRLYLINSPVVRAENLRFKEEGVRDIVKDIFLPWYNAYRFLFQNIEQLETTQGKPYKYDSKRHTSLDVMDIWITSIKESLLDFIAKEMKAYRLYTVVPRLTKFIDLLTNWYVRLNRRRIKGELGVQQAYNSIDTLFDILLSTVKMMAPFTPFLTELMYQRLRLLDENSPAGSVHYQMMPNPNKQRINLDVERAVGRMQAVVELGRVMRDRRTVPIKYPLPELIVIQQNEEYHKDIKSLESFILSELNVRKLTFSSDKEKFGVKLKADLDYRALGSRLKNDLKAVKTSVQNMTDADIQASVKKGFFELAGHKIELEHVKVIYQMGDSQQQQKDQRFEANSDSEVLCLMDMQPSQELVDEGLARELINRVQKLKKKGGLFPTDPVVVFFDVKEKTSDVAKVGKSYKEFIETAIKSQFLPYSDDAKTKQVLVEGTEDLKGVQVKIVVASTKERLLPYTKWFNLLLHKDMSGRFGAKTNKASLCLYDFNGKIATLEEVKLEVEKLFGLHMCEFVLTVDGKEVTAVTKALEEKTVFISRNLATAKDNTEGHSSTPYCKFVNVDVQGKKLTVFTENPVDSNQLSNDHLNALLKNRLKNVDVSKCVINFA; encoded by the exons atgGATGAGGCACATTTGAAACGTGTCCCGGAAAACATCAACTTCGcggaagaagaggaaaaaatccaAGAATATTGGAAAAAGGAAAATGCCTTCGAGAACTGTTTAAAGCAGTCTAAAGGAAAGCCAAG ATACACGTTCTACGATGGTCCGCCGTTCGCAACTGGCTTGCCGCATTACGGGCACATCTTGGCAGGCACAATCAAAGATATCGTGACGCGTTATGCGCATCAACAGGGATATCACGTCGAACGACGATTCGGTTGGGATTGTCACGGATTGCCGGTAGAGTACGAAATTGACAAAACTTTGGGCATCAAAGGACCCGAAGATGTCGCAAAAATGGGAATTACCGCTTACAACAACGAATGTCGCAAAATTGTCATGCGATATGCGAAAGAATGGGAGGAAATTATCTCACGGATGGGCAGATGGattg acttcaAAAACGATTACAAGACATTGTACCCATCTTACATGGAGTCAATTTGGTGGGTTTTCAAACAACTTTACGTCAAAGGGCTCGTTTATCAAGGCGTCAAAGTCATGCCTTACTCTACGGCATGCACAACGGCTCTCAGTAACTTTGAGTCAGGTCAAAATTACAAAGAAGTCGTCGATCCAGCGGTTGTTGTGAACTTTCCCATTGTCGGAGACAAAGAAGGAGCTGCAATTCTTGCATGGACAACCACACCATGGACTTTGCCGAGTAATTTAGCTTGTTGTGTCAATCCGGCACTCACTTATGTACGCGTAAAGGAGAAAAGTAGCGGAAAAGTTTATATCGTCATGGAGTCACGTATCGAATATGTCTTCAAAAGTGCCGATAATGTTGAGGTTTTGAAGAAATTCCCCGGAaaag aactCGTTGGCTTAAAATACGAACCTCTTTTCAATTACTTCGCCAAATACAAGGAAACTGCTTTCCGTGTCCTCCAAGATGGCTACGTAACGGAAGATTCTGGTACTGGAGTTGTCCATCAAGCTCCCTACTTCGGAGAGGACGATTACCGTGTCTGTTTAGCGCACGGCGTCATCAAACGCGATCAAGAAATCGTCTGCCCCGTCGATCCAAGTGGCAAATTCAGCGCCGAAGTACCCGATTTCGCAGGACAATATGTAAAAGATGCCGACAAAAACATCATTGCCAACTTGAAAAAACGCGATCGTGTTTATTCAGCAGCTCAAACGAAACATAGTTATCCCTTCTGTTGGCGCTCTGACACCCCATTGATCTACAAGGCAGTTCCATCGTGGTTCGTTCGCGTCGAACACATGAACAAACAACTGTTGAATTGTAGCTCTCAAACGTACTGGGTGCCAGAATATGTAAAAGAAAAGCGTTTCGGTAATTGGTTAAAGGAAGCTCGTGACTGGGCAATCAGCAGAAATCGTTATTGGGGTACTCCGATACCGCTTTGGATCTCTCCAAATGGCGAGGAAATCGTTTGCATCGGCAGTATCGAAGAACTCGAGCAATATTCGGGTGTGCGGGTGACGGATTTGCATCGTGAGAACATCGATCATATCGAAATTCCATCAGCTGTGCCGGGAAATCCTCCGTTGCGAAGAATAACGGAAGTTTTTGATTGTTGGTTCGAGTCTGGAAGCATGCCATATGCCCAGCAACACTATCCGTTTGATAATCCAaacgaatttttgaataattttccggCGGATTTCATTGCGGAAGGTATTGATCAAACGCGGGGATGGTTTTATACCCTTTTGGTCATCTCAACAGCCCTTTTCAACAAGccttcgtttaaaaatttgatcgtAAATGGTCTCGTACTTGCCAGCgatggtcaaaaaatgtcaaaacggAAGAAGAATTACCCCGATCCGATGGATGTCGTTCACAAATACGGCGCCGATGCCTTGAGATTGTATTTAATCAACAGTCCAGTCGTGAGAGCCGAGAATTTACGATTTAAAGAAGAGGGCGTTCGTGATATCGTCAAAGATATCTTCCTCCCGTGGTACAATGCATACCGTTTCTTGTTCCAAAACATCGAGCAACTCGAAACGACGCAAGGAAAGCCCTACAAATACGACAGCAAACGTCACACTTCGTTAGATGTCATGGATATTTGGATAACTTCCATCAAAGAATCCCTCTTGGACTTCATCGCGAAGGAAATGAAGGCATATCGCTTGTACACAGTCGTTCCGCGACTCACAAAATTCATTGATCTCCTCACAAATTGGTATGTTCGCTTAAATCGACGTCGCATCAAGGGAGAACTTGGCGTACAACAAGCTTACAACTCCATCGACACCCTTTTCGACATTTTATTGAGCACGGTGAAGATGATGGCACCATTTACGCCTTTCCTAACTGAGTTAATGTACCAACGCCTTCGacttttggatgaaaattcaCCTGCCGGAAGTGTTCATTACCAAATGATGCCAAATCCGAACAAGCAACGCATTAATTTGGATGTTGAACGTGCCGTAGGTCGCATGCAAGCTGTCGTCGAGCTTGGTCGAGTGATGCGGGATCGTCGTACAGTCCCTATTAAGTATCCCCTACCCGAATTGATCGTCATTCAACAAAACGAGGAATACCACAAAGACATAAAATCATTAGAATCGTTCATTTTGAGCGAATTAAACGTGCGAAAACTCACCTTTTCCAGCGACAAAGAGAAATTCGGCGTAAAATTGAAGGCGGATCTCGATTATCGTGCTCTGGGATCCCGTTTGAAGAACGATTTGAAGGCTGTGAAGACATCCGTGCAAAATATGACCGATGCGGACATTCAAGCGAGTGTCAAAAAGGGCTTCTTTGAGCTTGCAGGTCATAAAATTGAACTTGAGCATGTTAAAGTGATCTATCAGATGGGCGActcgcaacaacaacagaagGATCAACGTTTCGAAGCGAACAGCGATAGTGAAGTGCTTTGTTTGATGGATATGCAGCCGTCCCAAGAGCTCGTAGATGAAGGTTTAGCACGTGAACTCATCAATCGCGTACAAAAACTCAAGAAAAAAGGCGGTTTGTTCCCCACAGATCCGGTTGTCGTATTTTTCGATGTCAAAGAAAAGACTTCCGACGTTGCCAAAGTCGGAAAATCGTACAAGGAATTCATCGAAACAGCAATTAAGAGTCAATTCCTCCCCTATTCTGACGATGCGAAGACCAAACAAGTCCTTGTCGAAGGCACAGAGGACTTAAAAGgcgttcaagttaaaattGTCGTCGCTTCTACGAAAGAACGCCTTCTCCCGTATACGAAATGGTTCAATTTACTGCTTCATAAAGACATGTCGGGACGTTTTGGTGCCAAAACTAACAAAGCCTCGCTTTGTTTGTACGATTTCAACGGTAAAATTGCGACACTCGAAGAGGTTAAACTCGAAGTTGAGAAATTGTTTGGGCTTCACATGTGTGAGTTCGTTCTCACAGTCGACGGGAAGGAAGTTACAGCCGTTACGAAGGCTCTCGAAGAGAAAACTGTCTTTATTTCGCGTAATTTGGCAACAGCGAAAGACAATACCGAAGGACATTCAAGCACGCCGTACTGTAAATTCGTGAATGTAGATGTGCAGGGGAAGAAATTGACAGTTTTTACGGAAAATCCTGTCGATTCGAATCAGTTGTCGAACGATCACTTGAATGCCTTGCTCAAAAATCGCCTGAAGAATGTCGATGTCAGCAAATGTGTCATCAATTTTGCTTAA
- the LOC134833791 gene encoding histone-arginine methyltransferase CARMER-like isoform X1: MEDLKFQTIVYNVNPESKLVERYNGPVDLTLSYDPQGLSCKFTTETRVDDNKSTFITENSNNDIHITALFEFPITTRTECVPFGDLKHLINLDDEQLVIEFKAKDEIAKFRQQLCKLRGTHMQSVFSQRTEESSASQYFQFYGYLSQQQNMMQDFIRTSTYQKAIHSNVNDFADKIVLDVGAGSGILSFFAVQAGAAKVYAVEASNMAQYAQQLIEANMLQDKIQVIAGKIEEIELPQKVDIIISEPMGYMLYNERMLETYLHAKKWLKPGGKMFPSRADLHVAVFSDDALYMEQYNKANFWYQTSFHSVDLSSMRSAAMKEYFRQPIVDTFDMRICMAKSIRHVVDFLQADETDLHRINVPLEFHILETGTCHGLAFWFDVEFGGSQSSVWLSTAPTEPLTHWYQVRCLLQTPILVKQGQILTGYVTLTANKRQSYDVAIHLKLEGTNIESSNTLDLKNPYFRYTGAAVPVPPGSNTTSPSENYWNQLDAQGARSAVNLVNGITAMNGLHDPTMDLSHSLITNMHSPNISSNFMTTGGPSIHPGSIPSTGRRSSNSGGGQTNGQAAAVLNAQQFTAQNGMISEMSAPLGGGNNITHVLGGIPIGNQILLAGGTPTSTQNVAQQQLIGGAISPSLVHVQQQQQASQVSLETNNSSSNNTPTNPNHISGKPLIDAPMLSAMQQMFSTMDQHQQHTTPIYFN, encoded by the exons atgg AAGACCTCAAATTCCAAACAATTGTCTATAATGTGAATCCGGAGAGCAAACTTGTGGAGAGATACAATGGACCCGTTGATTTGACGCTGTCGTATGACCCGCAGGGGCTCAGTTGCAAATTTACCACAG AAACTCGCGTAGATGACAATAAGTCGACATTCATCACGGAAAACAGCAACAATGACATTCACATAACGGCGCTTTTTGAGTTTCCCATAACGACGCGCACCGAATGCGTCCCTTTCGGCGATCTCAAGCACTTGATCAACCTCGACGACGAACAACTCGTGATCGAATTCAAGGCAAAAGACGAAATTGCCAAGTTTCGGCAGCAGCTGTGCAAATTACGTGGCACACACATGCAATCAGTATTCTCGCAACGCACAGAAGAGTCCTCCGCATCGCAGTATTTCCAATTTTACGGCTACTTGAGTCAGCAGCAAAACATGATGCAAGACTTTATTCGCACGAGTACATATCAGAAAGCAATACACTCGAATGTCAACGACTTTGCCGACAAAATTGTGCTCGACGTTGGGGCTGGATCgggaattttgtcatttttcgcgGTTCAAGCGGGCGCTGCGAAAGTTTATGCCGTCGAAGCAAGTAATATGGCACAATATGCGCAACAATTGATCGAAGCGAATATGCTGCAGGACAAAATTCAAGTCATTGCCGGCAAAATTGAGGAGATAGAGTTACCGCAGAAAGTTGACATTATCATTTCCGAGCCGATGGGCTACATGTTATACAACGAACGGATGCTCGAGACATATTTACATGCGAAAAAATGGTTGAAACCGGGCGGTAAAATGTTCCCATCGCGTGCTGACCTACATGTTGCTGTGTTTTCCGATGATGCCCTTTACATGGAACAGTATAACAAAGCCaacttttg GTATCAAACCAGCTTCCACAGTGTCGATTTGAGCAGCATGCGATCCGCTGCTATGAAAGAATATTTCCGCCAACCCATCGTCGACACATTCGATATGAGAATTTGCATGGCAAAGTCCATTCGTCACGTTGTCGACTTCTTACAAGCTGATGAAACGGATCTTCATCGCATCA ATGTTCCCCTGGAGTTCCATATTCTCGAAACGGGCACATGTCACGGCCTTGCATTCTGGTTTGACGTTGAATTTGGAGGCTCTCAGAGCTCCGTATGGCTAAGCACTGCCCCAACAGAGCCTTTAACGCACTGGTATCAGGTCCGTTGTCTCCTGCAAACGCCAATTCTAGTTAAACAGGGACAAATTCTCACGGGATACGTTACTTTAACTGCtaataaaag acaaaGCTACGATGTAGCGATCCATTTAAAACTCGAGGGAACGAATATCGAATCCAGCAACACATTAGACTTGAAAAATCCATATTTCCGATATACGGGCGCTGCTGTCCCCGTTCCGCCGGGCTCTAATACGACATCACCCAGCGAAAATTATTGGAATCAACTTGATGCACAGGGAGCGAGAAGTG cTGTCAATTTGGTGAATGGGATAACGGCGATGAATGGATTGCATGATCCGACGATGGATTTGTCGCATTCGTTGATCACAAATATGCACAGTCCCAATATTTCTTCGAATTTCATGACAACTG gGGGTCCGAGTATTCACCCGGGCAGTATCCCGAGTACGGGAAGGAGATCAAGTAACTCGGGCGGAGGTCAAACGAATGGTCAAGCCGCTGCTGTCTTAAATGCGCAACAATTCACTGCCCAAAACGGTATGATTTCGGAAATGTCGGCGCCCTTGGGAGGCGGAAATAACATCACACACGTGCTCGGCGGCATTCCGATCggaaatcaaattttgctgGCAGGCGGAACACCGACATCGACGCAAAATGTCGCGCAACAGCAGTTAATTGGGGGCGCGATAAGTCCGTCGCTTGTGCATgtgcagcaacagcagcaggcCTCGCAGGTGAGTCTTGAGACAAATAATTCCTCCTCAAACAACACACCAACAAATCCCAATCATATTAGTGGTAAGCCCCTTATTGATGCGCCCATGTTGTCGGCGATGCAGCAAATGTTCAGCACAATGGATCAACATCAGCAACACACAACTCCGATTTATTTCAACTAA
- the LOC134833791 gene encoding histone-arginine methyltransferase CARMER-like isoform X2: MEDLKFQTIVYNVNPESKLVERYNGPVDLTLSYDPQGLSCKFTTETRVDDNKSTFITENSNNDIHITALFEFPITTRTECVPFGDLKHLINLDDEQLVIEFKAKDEIAKFRQQLCKLRGTHMQSVFSQRTEESSASQYFQFYGYLSQQQNMMQDFIRTSTYQKAIHSNVNDFADKIVLDVGAGSGILSFFAVQAGAAKVYAVEASNMAQYAQQLIEANMLQDKIQVIAGKIEEIELPQKVDIIISEPMGYMLYNERMLETYLHAKKWLKPGGKMFPSRADLHVAVFSDDALYMEQYNKANFWYQTSFHSVDLSSMRSAAMKEYFRQPIVDTFDMRICMAKSIRHVVDFLQADETDLHRINVPLEFHILETGTCHGLAFWFDVEFGGSQSSVWLSTAPTEPLTHWYQVRCLLQTPILVKQGQILTGYVTLTANKRQSYDVAIHLKLEGTNIESSNTLDLKNPYFRYTGAAVPVPPGSNTTSPSENYWNQLDAQGARSAVNLVNGITAMNGLHDPTMDLSHSLITNMHSPNISSNFMTTGGPSIHPGSIPSTGRRSSNSGGGQTNGQAAAVLNAQQFTAQNGMISEMSAPLGGGNNITHVLGGIPIGNQILLAGGTPTSTQNVAQQQLIGGAISPSLVHVQQQQQASQW, encoded by the exons atgg AAGACCTCAAATTCCAAACAATTGTCTATAATGTGAATCCGGAGAGCAAACTTGTGGAGAGATACAATGGACCCGTTGATTTGACGCTGTCGTATGACCCGCAGGGGCTCAGTTGCAAATTTACCACAG AAACTCGCGTAGATGACAATAAGTCGACATTCATCACGGAAAACAGCAACAATGACATTCACATAACGGCGCTTTTTGAGTTTCCCATAACGACGCGCACCGAATGCGTCCCTTTCGGCGATCTCAAGCACTTGATCAACCTCGACGACGAACAACTCGTGATCGAATTCAAGGCAAAAGACGAAATTGCCAAGTTTCGGCAGCAGCTGTGCAAATTACGTGGCACACACATGCAATCAGTATTCTCGCAACGCACAGAAGAGTCCTCCGCATCGCAGTATTTCCAATTTTACGGCTACTTGAGTCAGCAGCAAAACATGATGCAAGACTTTATTCGCACGAGTACATATCAGAAAGCAATACACTCGAATGTCAACGACTTTGCCGACAAAATTGTGCTCGACGTTGGGGCTGGATCgggaattttgtcatttttcgcgGTTCAAGCGGGCGCTGCGAAAGTTTATGCCGTCGAAGCAAGTAATATGGCACAATATGCGCAACAATTGATCGAAGCGAATATGCTGCAGGACAAAATTCAAGTCATTGCCGGCAAAATTGAGGAGATAGAGTTACCGCAGAAAGTTGACATTATCATTTCCGAGCCGATGGGCTACATGTTATACAACGAACGGATGCTCGAGACATATTTACATGCGAAAAAATGGTTGAAACCGGGCGGTAAAATGTTCCCATCGCGTGCTGACCTACATGTTGCTGTGTTTTCCGATGATGCCCTTTACATGGAACAGTATAACAAAGCCaacttttg GTATCAAACCAGCTTCCACAGTGTCGATTTGAGCAGCATGCGATCCGCTGCTATGAAAGAATATTTCCGCCAACCCATCGTCGACACATTCGATATGAGAATTTGCATGGCAAAGTCCATTCGTCACGTTGTCGACTTCTTACAAGCTGATGAAACGGATCTTCATCGCATCA ATGTTCCCCTGGAGTTCCATATTCTCGAAACGGGCACATGTCACGGCCTTGCATTCTGGTTTGACGTTGAATTTGGAGGCTCTCAGAGCTCCGTATGGCTAAGCACTGCCCCAACAGAGCCTTTAACGCACTGGTATCAGGTCCGTTGTCTCCTGCAAACGCCAATTCTAGTTAAACAGGGACAAATTCTCACGGGATACGTTACTTTAACTGCtaataaaag acaaaGCTACGATGTAGCGATCCATTTAAAACTCGAGGGAACGAATATCGAATCCAGCAACACATTAGACTTGAAAAATCCATATTTCCGATATACGGGCGCTGCTGTCCCCGTTCCGCCGGGCTCTAATACGACATCACCCAGCGAAAATTATTGGAATCAACTTGATGCACAGGGAGCGAGAAGTG cTGTCAATTTGGTGAATGGGATAACGGCGATGAATGGATTGCATGATCCGACGATGGATTTGTCGCATTCGTTGATCACAAATATGCACAGTCCCAATATTTCTTCGAATTTCATGACAACTG gGGGTCCGAGTATTCACCCGGGCAGTATCCCGAGTACGGGAAGGAGATCAAGTAACTCGGGCGGAGGTCAAACGAATGGTCAAGCCGCTGCTGTCTTAAATGCGCAACAATTCACTGCCCAAAACGGTATGATTTCGGAAATGTCGGCGCCCTTGGGAGGCGGAAATAACATCACACACGTGCTCGGCGGCATTCCGATCggaaatcaaattttgctgGCAGGCGGAACACCGACATCGACGCAAAATGTCGCGCAACAGCAGTTAATTGGGGGCGCGATAAGTCCGTCGCTTGTGCATgtgcagcaacagcagcaggcCTCGCAG TGGTAA